A window from Carassius carassius chromosome 40, fCarCar2.1, whole genome shotgun sequence encodes these proteins:
- the LOC132121907 gene encoding ubiquitin domain-containing protein 1-like, giving the protein MGGCVGREREESRGRASRKRGGRNEPLKKDKPKWKSDYPMTEGQLRSKRDEFWDTAPAFEGRKEIWDALKAAAVALECNDHELAQAVVDGANITLPHGSLTECYDELGNRYQLPVYCLAPPVNLITERSEEDLSENPEPPSTQKKEFQLKVRLSTGKDVRLNASMTDTIGLLKKQLQAQEDIDPIHQRWFFSGKLLTDKTRLQDTKIQKDFVIQVIVNQPTPNH; this is encoded by the exons ATGGGAGGCTGCGTGGGGCGCGAGCGCGAGGAGTCACGTGGACGTGCATCGAGGAAGCGCGGAG GTCGTAATGAGCCGCTGAAGAAAGACAAGCCCAAGTGGAAGAGTGATTACCCCATGACAGAGGGCCAGCTCCGCAGTAAGAGAGATGAGTTCTGGGACACGGCTCCAGCGTTCGAGGGCCGGAAGGAGATCTGGGACGCCCTGAAGGCCGCCGCTGTGGCTCTGGAGTGTAACGATCATGAACTGGCTCAGGCTGTGGTGGACGGAGCCAACATCACGTTACCACACG GATCCCTGACCGAGTGTTACGACGAACTAGGAAACCGTTACCAGCTACCGGTGTATTGTCTGGCTCCGCCGGTCAATCTGATCACCGAAAGAAGCGAAGAAGACCTGTCTGAAAACCCCGAGCCCCCTTCCACACAGAAGAAAGAGTTCCAGCTGAAAGTACGGCTCTCCACCGGCAAAGACGTGCGTCTGAACGCCAGCATGACCGACACCATCGGCCTGCTCAAGAAACAGCTGCAAGCTCAGGAGGACATCGACCCCATCCACCAGCGCTGGTTCTTCTCCGGGAAGCTCCTCACAGACAAGACCCGCCTGCAAGACACCAAGATCCAGAAGGACTTTGTTATCCAGGTCATCGTGAACCAGCCCACGCCGAACCACTAG